A portion of the Chondrinema litorale genome contains these proteins:
- a CDS encoding phage integrase SAM-like domain-containing protein, with translation MGGKINHITKPKFNEKKRTFDVQFFPKNTRRKNYQTIYCHISVNQKRTKTAFSTSVHIPIGLWDKNAKYIMSREYDGEQMKLNEIKSNLEEIYSYLKTAKRTYNAEIIKRFFLEKDQVDKSIIELYYLWLEDMEAEIDKSITMHTWKKYHNKLSHLKQYLTKYNLLNISVEDINEKFGVNFEVFLERELNLKHNTAMRSIMQLNRVLTWGVRKDILEKNKLSFYEYNFQPPEAPKFLSAEQLEKFTKFSFNSPSLQRVSDSFIFQCWTSFDYADLVDFRNNKHIITIDNKLWIRKRRSKARLKSVKQIILVPIFPEVKKILVKYDWKVPIFSEERDKVMSYDKYRKYLKECAEILGIDENLVTKTGRKTFINMMYECGLDSDDISAMVGHNSPKTTIKFYLQFSSKRIRVSVEKVFGKDFMVG, from the coding sequence ATGGGGGGTAAAATAAATCACATTACTAAACCAAAATTTAATGAAAAAAAAAGAACGTTTGATGTACAATTTTTCCCTAAAAACACTAGACGCAAAAACTATCAGACTATCTACTGTCACATTTCAGTTAATCAAAAAAGAACAAAAACAGCTTTTTCAACTAGCGTACACATTCCTATAGGCTTGTGGGATAAAAATGCCAAGTATATCATGAGTAGGGAATATGACGGAGAACAAATGAAGCTTAATGAAATTAAATCTAATCTGGAGGAGATATATTCCTATCTAAAAACTGCAAAACGTACTTATAATGCAGAAATAATTAAAAGATTCTTTCTTGAAAAAGACCAAGTGGATAAATCAATAATTGAATTATACTATTTATGGTTAGAAGATATGGAAGCTGAAATTGATAAAAGTATAACAATGCATACATGGAAAAAGTATCATAACAAGTTAAGTCATCTAAAGCAATATTTAACAAAGTATAACCTACTAAATATTAGTGTTGAAGATATTAATGAAAAGTTTGGGGTTAACTTTGAGGTATTTCTAGAAAGAGAATTGAATCTAAAACATAATACAGCTATGAGAAGTATTATGCAGTTAAATAGGGTTTTAACATGGGGGGTTAGGAAGGATATTTTAGAAAAAAACAAACTTTCATTTTACGAATACAATTTTCAACCACCAGAAGCTCCAAAGTTTTTAAGTGCTGAACAATTGGAAAAATTTACAAAGTTTAGCTTTAATTCACCAAGCTTACAAAGGGTTTCAGATTCTTTTATATTTCAGTGTTGGACTTCTTTCGATTATGCTGATTTGGTTGATTTTAGAAATAACAAACATATAATAACTATTGACAATAAGTTATGGATAAGAAAGAGGCGTAGTAAAGCAAGATTAAAAAGTGTGAAACAAATAATCTTAGTGCCTATTTTTCCAGAGGTGAAGAAGATATTAGTCAAGTATGATTGGAAGGTTCCAATTTTTTCTGAGGAACGAGACAAAGTCATGTCTTATGATAAATATAGAAAGTACTTGAAAGAGTGTGCTGAAATATTAGGTATAGATGAAAACCTTGTAACTAAAACCGGTCGAAAAACTTTTATTAATATGATGTATGAGTGTGGTCTAGATAGTGATGATATATCAGCAATGGTAGGTCATAATAGTCCTAAGACAACTATAAAATTTTATTTACAATTCTCTAGTAAAAGAATTAGGGTGAGTGTTGAAAAAGTATTTGGAAAAGATTTTATGGTGGGTTAA
- a CDS encoding ABC transporter permease translates to MFKNYFKISIRNIKKKKLFTLINLSGLGLAIACNILIYIFVKDELSFDQFHQLKDRIVRINRITYNPDGSFKSSDAFLPMPLGPSIEKDLPEVEKAIRFLSYNQYFVKIGEDVFSNEVLFTEPEFLNTFSFKVLKGNKNTALDELNSILITEDVASKYFKETNPIGQEIEVKLGDNFETFIISAILEDSPSNSSISFNMILPLVKAKSAFDWVKESEDMWNRSAFPTYLLLKEGVSVDQLQQKLLSFRHNYYPEELGELKKEKNWQKGDPVEVNYYAQPITDIHLNTQLQSGMSTPSNPVYSYILIAIGLSLLVLACINFTTLTIGQATRRIREIGMRKTVGAQRLQLIFQFWIESFLMTVLATIIGVFLAYITLPEFNFISQKNLEFSSLINLPSITVLVLFLITTGIVAGAYPAIMFSGFKPLYALKGKVKLGGTNLFTRSLVVLQFVISALLVSVTLLMSKQIQYMKTKDLGFSKEQILVINSNSLDGYNLIEKLRVETANIPSILNIAGSATSFTMGSMRRGFEYDGENKQVHYFEVSANYIETMDMKLLEGRNFNPLLASDSTNSILVNQALVKDFNFDNPIGVKLEGFARGDNPAPVIIGVLKDYHFTSLASAIEPLAITIGSRFGYRYLLVKIAPGTIKQSISALENIWNKISPDLPFTYYFLDNQMKNQYENDERWEKIVLYASAITIFIACLGLFGLTSITTAGRVKEIGIRKVLGASITRIIWLISSEFTLLVSLAILIATPVTWFLCKEWLQNFAYKIAISPSLFLLTGLFILSLSILTSAFYTIKSALSNPVKALRSE, encoded by the coding sequence ATGTTTAAAAACTACTTTAAAATCTCAATAAGAAATATTAAAAAAAAGAAGTTATTTACCCTTATAAATTTGTCAGGTTTAGGTCTTGCAATAGCCTGTAATATCTTAATATATATTTTTGTAAAAGATGAACTTAGTTTTGATCAGTTCCATCAATTAAAAGATAGAATTGTAAGAATAAATAGAATTACCTATAACCCTGACGGAAGCTTTAAAAGCTCTGATGCATTCCTGCCAATGCCTCTAGGGCCATCCATTGAAAAAGACTTGCCAGAAGTAGAAAAGGCTATTCGTTTTTTAAGTTATAACCAATACTTTGTTAAAATAGGAGAGGATGTTTTTTCAAATGAGGTGCTATTTACAGAGCCAGAATTTCTAAATACTTTTTCATTTAAGGTCTTAAAGGGGAATAAAAATACAGCTCTAGATGAATTAAACAGCATCTTAATTACAGAAGATGTAGCCTCAAAATACTTTAAAGAAACTAATCCGATAGGGCAAGAAATAGAAGTTAAGCTAGGAGATAACTTTGAAACATTTATAATATCTGCAATCTTAGAAGATAGTCCCTCAAACTCTAGTATATCTTTTAACATGATTCTCCCATTAGTAAAAGCAAAATCTGCTTTTGATTGGGTGAAAGAAAGTGAAGATATGTGGAATAGATCGGCATTTCCAACTTATTTATTATTAAAAGAAGGAGTCTCTGTTGATCAATTACAACAAAAGCTTTTATCATTTAGGCATAACTATTATCCTGAAGAGCTAGGAGAACTAAAAAAGGAAAAAAATTGGCAAAAAGGTGATCCTGTAGAAGTAAATTATTATGCACAGCCTATTACAGACATTCATCTAAATACACAATTACAGTCAGGTATGTCTACACCAAGTAATCCTGTCTATTCTTATATCCTAATAGCAATTGGCCTTTCTCTATTAGTATTAGCTTGTATCAATTTTACTACATTAACCATAGGGCAAGCAACTAGAAGAATTAGAGAAATAGGTATGAGAAAAACTGTTGGAGCTCAAAGGCTACAGTTAATTTTTCAGTTTTGGATTGAGTCTTTTTTAATGACTGTTTTGGCAACTATAATAGGTGTTTTTCTAGCTTATATAACATTACCAGAATTTAATTTTATATCTCAAAAAAACCTTGAATTTAGTAGCCTAATTAATTTACCTTCAATAACTGTCTTGGTTTTATTTTTAATTACTACAGGAATAGTAGCTGGAGCATATCCTGCTATTATGTTTTCTGGATTTAAACCATTGTATGCTTTAAAAGGAAAAGTAAAACTAGGAGGTACTAATTTATTTACTCGATCTCTAGTTGTATTGCAATTTGTTATTTCTGCTTTATTGGTAAGTGTAACTCTATTAATGAGCAAACAAATCCAGTATATGAAAACAAAAGATTTAGGATTTAGTAAAGAACAAATTTTAGTTATAAATTCAAATTCACTGGATGGCTATAATCTTATTGAGAAATTAAGGGTAGAAACAGCCAATATTCCTTCAATTTTAAATATTGCTGGTTCTGCAACTTCTTTTACTATGGGGAGTATGAGGCGAGGTTTTGAGTATGATGGAGAAAATAAACAAGTGCATTACTTTGAGGTAAGTGCAAATTACATTGAAACAATGGATATGAAACTTTTAGAGGGTAGAAACTTTAACCCATTGCTAGCTTCGGACTCTACTAATTCAATTCTTGTAAATCAAGCTTTGGTTAAAGATTTTAATTTTGATAACCCAATAGGTGTAAAACTAGAAGGATTTGCTAGAGGAGATAATCCAGCTCCTGTAATTATTGGTGTATTAAAAGATTATCATTTTACTTCTTTAGCAAGTGCAATTGAACCGCTTGCTATTACAATAGGCTCCAGATTCGGTTATAGATATCTTTTAGTAAAAATAGCTCCTGGAACAATTAAACAATCAATTTCTGCCCTTGAGAATATATGGAATAAAATAAGCCCCGATTTACCTTTTACATATTATTTCTTAGATAACCAGATGAAAAACCAATATGAAAATGATGAGCGATGGGAGAAAATAGTATTATACGCAAGTGCAATCACTATTTTTATAGCATGTTTAGGCTTATTTGGATTAACTTCAATTACAACAGCAGGCAGAGTAAAAGAGATTGGTATTAGGAAAGTACTAGGAGCAAGTATTACAAGAATTATATGGCTTATTTCATCTGAATTTACTCTATTAGTTAGCCTTGCTATATTAATAGCTACTCCAGTTACTTGGTTTCTTTGTAAAGAATGGTTGCAAAACTTCGCCTATAAAATTGCTATTTCACCTAGCTTATTTCTTTTAACAGGATTATTTATTTTATCACTTTCAATTCTAACAAGTGCTTTTTATACAATAAAATCTGCTTTATCGAATCCTGTAAAAGCATTAAGAAGCGAATAA
- a CDS encoding DinB family protein encodes MEHLQTRIKNLLASGKTYLINCSQEDASFKPFFKKWSKKEILGHLIDSGINNLQRFTEIQYETKPYVLRQYKQDALVIANDYQNADLAELLEMWFAINHRIINVIGHLDEATLKFEVVVDNVSYDLNFIVVDYVDHMEHHLKQIMN; translated from the coding sequence ATGGAACATTTACAAACACGAATTAAAAATCTTTTAGCTTCTGGTAAAACATATTTAATTAATTGTTCTCAAGAAGACGCATCATTTAAGCCATTTTTTAAAAAGTGGTCAAAGAAAGAGATTCTGGGGCATTTGATTGATTCTGGAATAAATAATTTACAAAGGTTTACAGAAATTCAATATGAAACTAAGCCTTATGTACTGAGACAGTATAAACAGGATGCATTAGTAATTGCTAATGACTATCAAAATGCAGACTTGGCTGAATTATTAGAAATGTGGTTTGCTATCAATCACAGAATAATTAATGTAATAGGTCATTTAGATGAAGCCACTCTTAAGTTTGAGGTTGTCGTTGACAATGTAAGTTATGATTTAAACTTCATAGTAGTTGATTATGTAGACCATATGGAACATCATTTAAAACAAATTATGAATTAG
- a CDS encoding ADP-ribosylglycohydrolase family protein, with protein sequence MRGKAKDILLGVAVGDALGVPYEFKSREALRKLPVRDMIGYMTHNQPAGTWSDDSSLTFCLAEAIADGYTLKTAAFNFIKWKNEAYWTARNKIFDIGLTTAKAITDLARILSIEDLEALETLKYASTEYDNGNGSLMRILPLIYVIKGKDIKMQFEIVWNCSALTHRHIRAGMCCMIYLKLAEYLINGLHKIIAYEKTREDIQELWRLIDFDSTEQKHFQRVIQEDIREVSENLILSGGYVIESLEASLWCFLLEDSFQETVLKAINFGHDTDTTGAITGGLAGIYYGYESIPEYWIASLARFEDILELGNKLDKYDG encoded by the coding sequence ATGAGAGGTAAAGCAAAAGATATTTTATTAGGTGTGGCTGTGGGAGATGCTTTAGGTGTGCCTTATGAGTTTAAAAGTAGAGAAGCATTGCGCAAATTACCAGTAAGAGATATGATTGGTTATATGACGCATAATCAACCAGCTGGTACTTGGTCTGATGATAGCTCATTAACATTTTGTTTAGCAGAAGCCATTGCTGATGGGTATACATTAAAAACAGCTGCATTTAATTTTATTAAATGGAAGAATGAAGCCTATTGGACCGCTCGTAATAAGATTTTTGATATAGGGTTAACAACAGCAAAAGCTATAACAGACTTAGCAAGGATATTAAGTATTGAAGATTTAGAAGCATTAGAAACGTTAAAATATGCTTCTACTGAATATGATAACGGAAATGGTTCTCTAATGAGAATATTACCTTTGATTTATGTAATTAAGGGTAAGGATATTAAAATGCAATTTGAAATAGTTTGGAACTGCTCAGCTTTAACTCATAGACATATAAGAGCAGGTATGTGCTGCATGATATATCTTAAATTAGCTGAATATCTGATAAATGGTTTACATAAAATAATAGCCTATGAGAAAACCAGAGAAGATATTCAAGAATTATGGAGGTTAATAGATTTTGATTCAACAGAACAAAAACATTTTCAAAGAGTAATTCAAGAAGATATAAGAGAAGTTAGTGAAAACTTAATTTTGTCTGGTGGATATGTAATTGAATCTTTAGAAGCTAGTTTATGGTGTTTTTTGCTTGAAGATAGCTTTCAAGAAACTGTATTAAAGGCAATAAATTTTGGACATGATACAGATACCACTGGAGCAATTACAGGTGGTTTAGCTGGAATATATTATGGTTATGAAAGTATACCTGAATATTGGATTGCATCTTTAGCTAGGTTTGAAGATATACTTGAGTTAGGTAATAAACTAGATAAATATGATGGTTAA
- a CDS encoding alpha-L-arabinofuranosidase C-terminal domain-containing protein: MRKNIKITLLLIVLFALTTYNTIAQNKAEITIHFPENDTEISPNIYGQFIEYLRNSITGGIFEEGSSLSDPNGFRKDVLEKIKELNTPVLRYPGGTVTKTYHWEDGIGPRSERPARRNLIWGGVEDNHFGTDEYIKYCHEIGAEPSIVINMGSGTAEEAANWVEYCNGTGNTYYANLRRKNGSEEPYNVKYWSLGNEEAAWEDAGRLSDPAKYAEEAWYFAKLMKLTDPSIKFFVVADPFKQEWNDVVIGSLSPITDYISIHWYVGTIDGKPWSIYNQVDRFENSLIELGTYLEQFPAKVEDFSKWYRFPPRSEAIKISIDEWGIWEGNCGGQYNLDCEYTWRHALATASFLNVFHRQSANVTMANWAQSVNILGAILANKKGSIEQTVFYPLQYFRKYLGTSLLNVETSDIPTLTDDKTISALDISSTFNNSSNEVCVFIVNRSKDAIETKLNIEGVNTSEGKLIQVTALDENAYNVIGEKDIVNISEEAIKLKKGLEVAPLSINILVVKKD; the protein is encoded by the coding sequence ATGAGAAAAAATATAAAAATCACATTACTACTAATTGTTCTGTTTGCACTAACTACTTATAACACAATCGCACAAAACAAAGCTGAAATAACTATTCATTTTCCAGAAAATGATACTGAAATTTCTCCGAATATTTATGGCCAGTTCATTGAATATCTTCGCAATAGCATCACCGGAGGTATTTTTGAAGAAGGCTCATCTTTGTCTGATCCTAATGGGTTTAGAAAGGATGTTTTGGAGAAAATAAAAGAACTAAATACTCCTGTTTTAAGATATCCAGGAGGTACAGTAACTAAAACATACCATTGGGAAGATGGCATTGGACCTCGTTCTGAACGCCCAGCAAGAAGAAACCTAATCTGGGGAGGTGTAGAAGACAACCATTTTGGTACTGACGAATATATAAAATATTGCCATGAAATTGGAGCAGAACCTAGCATAGTTATCAACATGGGATCAGGAACAGCCGAGGAAGCCGCTAACTGGGTTGAATACTGTAATGGTACTGGGAATACTTATTATGCTAATCTCCGTAGAAAAAACGGCTCTGAAGAACCTTACAATGTCAAATACTGGAGTCTTGGAAACGAAGAAGCCGCTTGGGAAGATGCCGGACGTTTATCTGACCCTGCAAAATATGCAGAAGAAGCTTGGTATTTTGCTAAACTGATGAAGCTGACAGACCCATCTATTAAATTCTTTGTAGTTGCCGATCCATTTAAACAAGAATGGAATGATGTTGTAATTGGATCACTTTCTCCTATTACCGACTATATTTCGATACACTGGTATGTAGGCACAATTGATGGAAAACCTTGGTCTATTTACAATCAAGTAGATCGCTTTGAAAATAGTTTAATCGAGCTAGGAACTTATCTTGAGCAATTTCCAGCTAAAGTAGAAGATTTCTCAAAATGGTATCGTTTCCCTCCACGATCAGAAGCTATAAAAATTTCGATTGATGAGTGGGGAATTTGGGAAGGTAACTGCGGTGGACAATATAATCTAGATTGTGAATACACTTGGAGACATGCCTTGGCAACAGCCTCTTTTTTAAATGTTTTTCACAGGCAATCCGCCAATGTTACTATGGCAAATTGGGCTCAATCTGTAAATATTTTGGGAGCAATTCTAGCTAATAAAAAAGGCTCAATTGAGCAAACTGTCTTTTACCCTTTACAATATTTTAGAAAATACTTAGGAACATCATTACTAAATGTTGAAACTTCTGATATACCTACCTTGACTGATGATAAAACAATATCAGCTTTAGATATTTCTTCAACTTTTAATAATAGTTCAAATGAAGTGTGTGTCTTTATCGTAAACCGTAGTAAAGATGCCATTGAGACTAAATTAAATATAGAAGGAGTAAATACTTCTGAAGGGAAACTAATTCAAGTTACTGCTCTTGATGAAAATGCCTACAATGTAATTGGAGAAAAAGATATAGTAAATATTTCTGAAGAAGCTATAAAACTGAAAAAGGGATTAGAGGTCGCTCCATTATCTATAAATATATTGGTAGTTAAAAAAGATTAA
- a CDS encoding DUF5675 family protein, with the protein MKNILTRLYDDGKQTLGEWRIYEKENLLFECKILELPYKDNQSNKSCIPKGTYLVKKRHDQRSKFKYPHLHIQNVVNRDWILIHVGNFYTQTAGCMLPGAFFYDLNKDGLKDVTSSEKTLSKMMELLPESFVLEIV; encoded by the coding sequence ATGAAAAATATACTTACCCGCTTATATGATGATGGTAAACAAACCTTGGGAGAATGGAGAATCTATGAAAAAGAAAACTTACTTTTTGAGTGTAAAATATTAGAGCTCCCCTATAAGGATAATCAGTCAAATAAATCCTGTATCCCCAAAGGAACTTACCTGGTTAAAAAGCGACATGATCAAAGAAGTAAATTCAAATACCCACATTTACATATACAAAATGTGGTTAACAGAGATTGGATACTGATACATGTTGGGAATTTCTATACTCAAACAGCAGGCTGTATGTTACCTGGAGCATTTTTTTATGACCTTAATAAGGATGGTCTAAAAGATGTGACCAGCTCTGAAAAGACATTAAGTAAAATGATGGAGTTATTGCCTGAGAGTTTTGTCCTTGAAATTGTTTAA
- a CDS encoding inositol monophosphatase family protein, giving the protein MKEDLENLCQQVVNLSKKVGEFIVNEFYNFDRDRIEYKEFNDPVSYVDKTAEEMYVKRLSELLPSAGFICEEGHGEKNEEGYNWVIDPLDGTTNFVHGIPFFCSSIALMYNGKTLLGVVTDFIHDKAYYAIKDKGAFCNSKSLKIDRNKTTEQAVIATSFPGTFHPKLPQALDFIVEILPKIHGLRRLGAAALELSMVADGKLDAFFESGLKPWDVAAASLIVQEAGGVVSDYQDEENYIFGRQILAAPEKIHHDIVKLFSEKAII; this is encoded by the coding sequence ATGAAAGAAGACCTAGAGAATTTATGCCAGCAGGTTGTTAACCTAAGCAAAAAAGTAGGGGAATTTATTGTAAACGAATTTTACAATTTCGATAGAGATCGAATAGAATACAAGGAGTTTAACGATCCTGTATCTTATGTAGACAAAACGGCGGAAGAAATGTATGTAAAACGTTTATCTGAACTTCTACCTTCTGCTGGATTTATTTGCGAAGAAGGTCATGGTGAGAAAAATGAAGAGGGCTATAACTGGGTTATTGATCCACTAGATGGCACTACAAACTTTGTTCATGGTATACCATTCTTTTGTAGTAGCATTGCTCTTATGTATAATGGCAAAACCCTTCTAGGCGTTGTTACCGACTTTATTCACGATAAAGCTTATTATGCAATTAAAGACAAAGGTGCTTTTTGCAACAGTAAGAGTTTAAAGATTGATAGAAATAAAACAACTGAGCAAGCTGTAATTGCTACTAGTTTTCCTGGTACTTTTCATCCAAAACTTCCTCAGGCACTAGATTTTATAGTTGAAATTCTTCCTAAAATTCACGGTTTACGCAGACTAGGTGCTGCCGCGCTTGAACTTTCAATGGTGGCAGATGGAAAGCTCGATGCCTTTTTTGAATCAGGCTTAAAACCTTGGGATGTAGCTGCAGCTAGTCTTATTGTGCAAGAAGCTGGTGGGGTAGTTTCTGACTATCAAGATGAGGAAAATTATATTTTTGGAAGACAAATACTTGCCGCTCCAGAAAAAATACACCACGACATAGTTAAACTATTTAGCGAAAAAGCCATAATATAA
- a CDS encoding DUF748 domain-containing protein has protein sequence MDAYQGVVKDIDLALWRGSYTIDSLKIDKIDAKVKEPFIEVNKIDLSVQWRSLFKGEIVGEIDCYQPKINFAFGESSEQTQTGEEEDWTKVVKSLIPIKINRFAISEGEIALTNILTEPKTDLPLKDFQLEITNIQNVEEQVTDSLPSSIVASGTASDYGGTLYFNASAYLLKEIPDFDYNLGFEDVNLISLNPLAKYYTGMDFEKGTISIYSEMAMKDQTFEGYLKPLVKEMRIFNWKEDNRPLGQWIKEFFSEGIQEIFENQKKQQFATRVPIQGQLDNVNTNIWLTVFNSFKNAYIKAFEYKLDKSIDFKDLQAKTEKKK, from the coding sequence ATGGATGCATACCAAGGAGTAGTAAAAGATATTGATCTTGCTCTTTGGCGAGGTTCTTATACAATAGACTCATTAAAAATTGATAAAATAGATGCTAAAGTAAAAGAACCATTTATAGAAGTAAATAAGATTGATTTATCAGTACAATGGCGATCTTTATTTAAAGGAGAAATTGTAGGCGAAATTGATTGTTATCAACCTAAAATAAACTTTGCTTTTGGTGAGAGTAGTGAGCAAACACAAACAGGTGAAGAAGAAGACTGGACAAAAGTAGTAAAAAGTCTTATCCCAATTAAAATAAATCGATTTGCTATATCTGAGGGTGAAATAGCACTCACTAATATTCTCACAGAACCCAAGACAGATTTACCCTTAAAAGATTTTCAATTAGAAATAACAAATATTCAGAATGTAGAAGAGCAGGTAACAGATTCTTTACCAAGTTCAATTGTCGCAAGTGGTACTGCATCTGATTATGGTGGTACCTTGTATTTTAATGCAAGTGCATATCTATTAAAAGAGATTCCCGACTTTGATTATAATTTAGGCTTTGAAGATGTTAATTTAATTAGTTTAAACCCTTTAGCTAAATACTATACAGGTATGGATTTCGAAAAGGGTACAATTAGTATTTACAGTGAAATGGCCATGAAAGATCAAACTTTTGAAGGTTATTTAAAGCCATTAGTAAAGGAAATGCGAATATTTAATTGGAAAGAAGATAATAGACCTTTAGGTCAATGGATAAAAGAATTTTTTAGCGAGGGAATTCAAGAAATTTTTGAAAATCAGAAAAAACAACAATTCGCTACTAGAGTACCAATTCAAGGTCAATTAGATAATGTAAATACAAATATTTGGCTTACTGTATTTAACTCATTTAAGAATGCATATATTAAAGCATTTGAGTATAAATTAGACAAATCGATAGATTTTAAAGATTTGCAAGCAAAAACGGAGAAGAAGAAGTAA
- a CDS encoding branched-chain amino acid aminotransferase, which translates to MIDTGLDITTEKVAQSGLPKVDFNNIPFGKIYSDHMFVADYDGKQWGDFRIVPFNKLNLSPATSVLHYGQSIFEGLKGFKSQSDDSVLVFRPQANAKRMRESALRMCMPDLPEELFMTGLHRLIDLDRNWVPDVEDASLYIRPFMFSTDEYIGLKPSEKYQFIIFTCPVGKYYAAPVKVKVETKYTRASKGGTGYAKTAGNYAAAMYPAKLAQQQGFDQLLWTDGVEHKLIEESGTMNVLFVFNDKLVSIPTSDTILPGITRESVLKIARDWGLTVEERPVEVAEIISGVKDGSLKEMFGAGTAAVITHISHVGLDGDTYELPAVETREISNKILTELKGIQRGEIVDNRGWNYKI; encoded by the coding sequence ATGATAGATACAGGCTTAGATATTACCACAGAAAAAGTTGCTCAATCGGGTCTTCCAAAAGTTGATTTTAATAATATCCCATTTGGAAAAATCTACTCAGACCACATGTTTGTCGCTGATTATGATGGAAAACAGTGGGGAGATTTCAGAATTGTACCTTTTAATAAACTAAACCTGAGTCCGGCAACTTCAGTATTGCACTACGGACAATCTATCTTTGAAGGATTGAAAGGCTTTAAGTCTCAGTCTGATGATTCTGTACTAGTTTTTAGACCGCAAGCTAATGCAAAGAGAATGAGAGAGTCTGCATTAAGAATGTGTATGCCTGATCTACCAGAAGAATTATTTATGACAGGTTTACACCGCTTGATTGATTTGGATCGTAACTGGGTACCAGATGTTGAAGATGCATCTTTATACATTAGGCCATTTATGTTTTCTACTGATGAATATATCGGTCTTAAACCTTCAGAAAAATATCAATTCATTATCTTTACATGTCCGGTAGGTAAATATTATGCAGCTCCGGTTAAGGTAAAAGTAGAAACTAAATATACTCGTGCATCCAAAGGAGGTACTGGTTATGCAAAAACTGCTGGCAATTATGCAGCGGCTATGTATCCTGCTAAATTGGCACAACAACAAGGATTCGATCAGTTACTTTGGACAGATGGTGTAGAACATAAGCTTATTGAAGAATCGGGTACGATGAACGTTCTATTCGTTTTTAATGATAAACTTGTTTCAATTCCTACTTCAGATACGATTTTGCCGGGAATCACCAGAGAAAGTGTACTAAAAATCGCACGTGATTGGGGATTAACTGTAGAAGAAAGGCCAGTAGAAGTTGCAGAAATTATTTCTGGTGTGAAAGATGGTTCTTTAAAAGAAATGTTTGGTGCAGGAACTGCAGCAGTAATCACGCATATATCTCATGTTGGCTTAGATGGAGATACTTATGAGTTGCCAGCAGTTGAAACTAGAGAAATTTCTAACAAAATTCTCACAGAATTAAAGGGCATCCAAAGAGGAGAAATTGTGGATAACCGAGGATGGAATTACAAAATTTAA
- a CDS encoding two-component regulator propeller domain-containing protein encodes MWFGTYASGVWRFEDEVLTNFMEKDGLVSNHVWTIYRSKHGEMWFGTANLSSVYKFNGDSFERKYGK; translated from the coding sequence ATGTGGTTTGGAACCTATGCTTCAGGTGTTTGGAGATTTGAAGATGAAGTACTAACCAATTTTATGGAAAAGGATGGATTAGTGAGTAATCATGTTTGGACAATTTATAGAAGTAAACATGGAGAAATGTGGTTTGGTACAGCAAACCTGAGTAGTGTATATAAGTTTAATGGAGATTCTTTTGAAAGGAAATATGGAAAATGA